The DNA sequence TTCAAAGGATTTTAATCCAGTTCCATCTTTCATAGCAGCAGTAATAGCAACTACCGATTTATCTTCTTTAGCAATTTCAGTAACAGTATCACCAAAAACTTCAGAATATTTTGGAGGCAGATTGGGCCTTTCAAGTGGTTTGCCAGTCGATACATCAAATGAACTTACTCCATGAAACTTATCAGGAAACTTTTCTGCAGGTTCGTACCCTTTACCTTTTTTTGTTATTACATGAACCAAAACAGGACCATTTTTTTCTCGCGCGTTCTTTAAAACATTTAGAAGGTTTGAAACATCATGACCATCAATAGGTCCCAAATACGTAAAACCCATCTCTTCAAATAGTATACCTGATACCATTAAATACTTAAGACTATCTTTAACACGCTCCATAGATTTTATAACTTTACCGCCAATTGCCGGAATACGTTTTAGAAGAAATTCTATATCATCTTTAACACGGTGATATGTAGGATCTGTTCTCAATCGACTTAAATAAGACGACATAGCACCAACATTTTCACCAATAGACATTTCATTATCGTTTAAAATAACAGTTAAATTACTTTTTTCATGTCCAGCATGATTCAATGCTTCAAAAGCCATACCGCCTGTCAACGCACCATCACCAATAACAGCAACTACTTTTTCAGAACTTTGCTTCAAATCTCTCGCTTTAGCCATACCAAGAGCAGCTGAAATTGATGTACTGCTATGTCCAGTTGCAAAAGAATCATGCTCACTTTCTTCTGGCTTAGGAAATCCAGACAAGCCTTTGAACTTACGTAAGTCATTAAATTGTTTTTTTCTACCAGTTAGAATTTTATGAATATATGATTGATGACCAACATCCCAAACGATTTTATCTTTTGGCGTAGAAAAAACACTATGTAAAGCAAGTGATAACTCTACTACACCCAGATTCGGGGCTAAATGTCCTCCAGTTTTAGAAACATTACTAATTAAGAAATCTCTAATTTCATCTGACAAGCGACATAAATCATCGGCAGTTAAACTCTGCAGATCTTCTGGTGAATTAATTTGATCTAAAAGTTTATACATATAAACCCCCTCAACCTTTAAAGCTTTATTTATCCATCAGACTAGAAATGTATCTCTTTGGAATACTTATAAACTCTTCTAGTTTAGTCAAAAAAATTCCGACTATGTATATAATATATGTTCCTTTTGTTACAGCTAAATATTTCCCTATTGATTTGCCTCCTACAGTAAAAGCAGATATAAAAGCTGTTAATACTATATTTAAAGCTGTTGATCCTAGCATTTCTTGATGTGTAATAAGTCTCATTACTAATATAGTAGTTATAGTACCACTAGCTATACCAGCAATATCACCTATAACATCGGCACAAAAATTAGCTACTTGATCTCTATTTTTTACTAAATTATTTGCTTTTTTTGCCCCATAAACTTTTTTCGCGGCTTTAGCATTAATAGGTGCTTCGCTAGCTGAAGTAGCAGAGACACCAATCAAATCAAAAAAAATACCTATTAAAACAGTTATTATCAAAACCAAAAAAGTTATTATAGTTGAAGTAACTTGCGATAGAATAAATTGACTTAGAAAACTAAATATAACTGCTAAAAAAAATGTCCATATACTAATAATTACGGTCCAACGTAAGACCGCATTTTGCTTTTCTTTTTCTTTATTTTTCAAAGTTTTTCACCTTACCTCAAAAAACCTTGCGCAGATGGTAGCAGTTCGGGTAAACGCTGTGGCTTAAGGTCTAGCCGGTTTTCCCAGAAAGAAACCGAGTGTCGCCATCTCGGCGGTTTCCCTTTAATTCTTTCTCTATCTTGTTACCAAAGACAGTGCTAGATTACCACTTAGACCACACTTTAATCCCCGAACTTCTTCCCATAAGATGGGAACAGCCTAGGAGTTTTCCTCAATGACATTTCCCATTTTCTAGCCTCTTTTGCAGTATTGGTTTCAAACAGAGTATTCGAGCAGAGGCCGGCCCTTTGCAGAACACTCATATTTAAGTTATCCACCAATACCACTCAAGGCAGGCTACACTGTACACAGTTTCGCTGCATACAGGTTCTACCTAAACCGTAGCTTATTTGCCCATGTGTCAAATAAACCACATATTTAGGTCTCCACGGAAGCAGGGGGGCATCTACATGCCATTGTAGATTTCCCTACTACCTTAACTCCCAGCACCGACCCTCAACTGGGCGTCGAAAGCCGACACCAGGA is a window from the Natranaerobius trueperi genome containing:
- the dxs gene encoding 1-deoxy-D-xylulose-5-phosphate synthase, with protein sequence MYKLLDQINSPEDLQSLTADDLCRLSDEIRDFLISNVSKTGGHLAPNLGVVELSLALHSVFSTPKDKIVWDVGHQSYIHKILTGRKKQFNDLRKFKGLSGFPKPEESEHDSFATGHSSTSISAALGMAKARDLKQSSEKVVAVIGDGALTGGMAFEALNHAGHEKSNLTVILNDNEMSIGENVGAMSSYLSRLRTDPTYHRVKDDIEFLLKRIPAIGGKVIKSMERVKDSLKYLMVSGILFEEMGFTYLGPIDGHDVSNLLNVLKNAREKNGPVLVHVITKKGKGYEPAEKFPDKFHGVSSFDVSTGKPLERPNLPPKYSEVFGDTVTEIAKEDKSVVAITAAMKDGTGLKSFEKEFPERFFDVGIAEQHATTFAAGLASSGYKPVIALYSTFLQRAYDQITHDICLQNLPVVLGVDRAGIVGGDGETHQGLYDLSFLRNIPNLVIMSPKNEKELKDMISTGISLNKPVVIRYPRGCGEGVPLNEPPKLLPLYKGETLRKGNQIALVAVGKMVNHANKVAENLETHGISTTVYNARFIKPLDEEGIKKLASSHQHLCVFEENTEIGGFSSGVLEYLSSIGMSDKILFRFALPDKFIPQGERDKLLAEYMMAPEQISDKLLNFLRDEGEQVDHG